One segment of Castanea sativa cultivar Marrone di Chiusa Pesio chromosome 3, ASM4071231v1 DNA contains the following:
- the LOC142628829 gene encoding uncharacterized protein LOC142628829: MSPHAVSSALVKEGRIQKPVYYTSWALRGAEGRYSMIKKLAFALITASRKLRHYFQAHVFNVLMDHPLKKAMNKLEAPRSAIKAQVLADFIAEFTPSQDELDKEVGAERGIGVILKSPEGDKLEYTARLQYQNANNEAEYKALLKGLELAKSLGVESIIVKGDSQLVINQVNGMCEAKEDLMKKYLNKVKRLIQKFKEVGFVQLPREEHMEVDALARGASIGGVMDEYDRIQYMSGIDLPDIQQIGGREN, encoded by the exons aTGTCCCCGCACGCTGTGAGCTCGGCACTAGTTAAAGAAGGGCGGATTCAGAAACCAGTTTACTATACGAGCTGGGCACTaagaggagcagaaggacgatatTCGATGATAAagaagctagcctttgctttAATCACAGCTTCTAgaaagctgaggcattattttcaagctcatgttTTCAACGTCCTAATGGATCATCCcttaaagaaggcaatgaacaagttggaagca CCAAGGAGCGCAATAAAGGCACAAGTgttggcagatttcattgcggagttcacccCTAGCCAGGACGAGCTGGATAAAGAGGTAGGAGCTGAAAG ggggattggagtcatactgAAGTCCCCAGAGGGtgataagttggagtacacagCCCGTTTACAGTACCAAAACGCCAACAACGAAGCTGAGTATAAAGCTCTACTCAAAGGGCTTGAATTGGCTAAGTCTTTAGGGGTGGAATCAATAATAGTCAAGGGAGACTCTCAACTAGTCATcaatcaagtgaatggaatgtgtgaagcTAAGGAAGATCTAATGAAGAAATACCTTAACAAGGTGAAGCGGCTTATCCAGAAATTTAAAGAAGTgggttttgttcaactcccaaGGGAGGAACATATGGAAGTAGATGCCTTGGCGAGAGGGGCTTCGATAGGAGGAGTTATGGATGAATATGACAGAATCCAATACATGTCAGGCATAGACCTTCCAGATATACAGCAAATAGGAGGACGAGAAAATTAa